The genomic stretch ATCTAtcatgggacggaaggagtacaatTTAGCTGCACATAAGCAAAGTAGCGCAAGTGATAATTAAAGAACAAGAGATTAAAAAAACTAGATAAAGCCCAAAAGTTGATCTTGAACTCTTCAGTCTTCTCATGCACTAATGACAACTTCAGGATGGATGAAATATGAATGTAAGTTTTAAAATTGGATCTTGAATTCTAGACTTCTTTAATGATGCATTATGACGAGTATTCTCtcttcacttttactattttttacttGATGCATTATGACGAgtattctctctccacttttactattttttactcccccatcttttaaaaataaaaactctttcctttttggttcgTCCCCTAAAAacagaaactttctattttaggatatttctttctctctaatgaggtggtaCCCATTTTCTGCTAACACACTTTTCTGTCTATCTCTCTATCACTTtacaaattttgcattaaaactcgtgccgttttaaaagtttttatttttagggatGGAAGGaatatcatttttccaaaatgagtgCAAAAAAAGTGGCTCAAGTAAGGAGGGAAAGAGGGATTTTATAACATAAGGCatatgttactccctccgtcccaccataAGCGAGATACTTCTTTTTGGAACGTGATATAAGAAATTGGTATTTAAAGATAtaagtagagagagagtaaagtatcagaaagaaaaaagtagaggAGTGAAGATAGAACAAAGTATGTGGAGAAtagagtaaaagagattaaagtaaaaggcatttcttttcggcacgagattcaGGAAAATAATATGAGTtaaagtaaaaggagaataaagtagaaatgaaaaaggtagagaggtgaagagagagaaaagtaagagagagtaaatactttttgtcaaaaaatgaaatgactcagctacaatgggacaacccaaaaaggaatacgactcagcttCAGATGGACGGgggaagtattatttttttacaagaTTAAATGTGCAAATGAGCTGCTAGAGTACAGGAAAGGGCTTAAAATTGAACATGTGAGCTAAGAGAATGAAATTGCTGGAGTATGAAGACAGGAGGGCCAAACTGCAGTTGGCAACATCTCTACATGAGGCTGACAAGGCAGAATGGCGCAACATTACCCAAAAGGTAGCAGGCTTCTAGACACAATCAGATCAAAGAGGAAAGAAGAAGGATTTTGCCCTAGGGATCAGATTTAGCCGACTTATAAAAATCAAGAACAAAGAGAACGAGCCACGTTCCACTACGTACTTCACTCGAAACTCGAGTCCCCTCGCTTTCACACTTGCTGGCAGAGGCGTTCCACCATTCCAGAGAAAGATCATTTAGCAAGGAATTTGTAGTAGATACTTATTTGAACTGGGTTCTGATAATTTAATGTTGTTTTAGGTGTTTTTGGAAGTTATTGAAGTTTGGTTCTGAAAAGCAAATGTTTTCATGTGCTTATGGTTTTAGCTTGTTTACTTCTATTCACATGACAATGTTGAATCTAATTTACATTTTGTGAGTTTATTCCTGCTGGTTTCAAATTTACgtgtgatgcactttttattagcactaaataaacctgcaaatATACAGAGTATATAGGGCACGTTTGTTTGGTGTGTTTGTGGGTGGATAGAGGCAACTATCAACCCTTATGTATGTGTTTGATTGGCATGTTTGTAATACACTGGACCCGGTTTTGAATCACACGACCTGCTTCGAGTTGTGTTTATTAGGGCCCAATGATGTGTTAACTCTGTCCACATTGATTCGTGAGTTAGAGTTTTGAGAAGGAAAGAGTGATAGGACTCACACTTGCACAAACACGTAATTGCCCCCACCATATTTTAAATCCACCATCCTTCTTCACCGATTCCCACCTAGATTCGATAGTCTGCGGCGACTTTGCTCCAAGCTCGTACCCGGACTTTGGTTGGGGTTAGTTTGTAGGTGACGAATTGGTGGAGTATTCGGGTTTAGTGACGAATTGGTGGAGTATTCGGGTTTAGTGACGAATTGGTGGAGTATTCGGGTTTAGTGACGAATTGGTGGAGTAGTCGGGTTTAGTGACGAATTGGTGGAGTAGTCGGGTTTAGTGATTGATTCACGAATCGAATCGAGTTCGGAGATCAGTGTGGGCATAAAAGCTAGGGCGAATTAATTTGTTAGGGCGAACCAAAAAAACCCATAGGAGCCATGGCCGAGCAAAATCAAATTATGCGGGTAAGGTTTTACAAAATGCTGGATTACTTTCACATCTTCAATTCGATCGTTTGCTCTGTTTtatttatgcacaaaatacacaattgtTGGAGGTAATAATTGTTCGTTGCGTGTGTACGTAATATGCAGGCTAAGATGTATGTGGTTTTACAAAATGCTGGATTATAATGCTCATCTTCAATTCTTGTGTTTGCATTGTTTtatttatgcacaaaatacacaattgtTGGAGATATTACTTATCTGTTGCGTGTGTATGTAATATGCAGGCTAAGATGTATGTGGTTTGATGTAATTTCTAATTATATTACAGATTTGTAATTGAAAAATGTCTGCTTTGTATATCATCCGTATAGGTTGACCGGGAAGGTGAGGAATCGACCCCCGTTCTGATTTTGCTTGAGCAAGTACTTAAAAACCTAAGGATCAATCTCCTCTTGGTAAGCATGCTACTCACTATGATTAGACCTAACCCGAATAAAAGGAAACGTGGTGGTAGAGATGCACCAGAAAAACTGATTGAGTCCATTCCATACCATGTAAAACAGTTAGACAGGCTTGTCCGTGTAAATGATAAATCATGTATAGACAATCTTCGAATGGATAGAAACACATTTGGTAGATTATGTCGCCTTTTGCGTGACCGAGTTGGGTTAATAgatcagaaatttgttacgGTTGAAGAACAAGTTGCTATGTTTTTATGCATTCTATCCCACCACAAAAAGACACGGATTGTTGGTCACAACTTCATGCGTTCTTCACAAACTGTGTCGAAATATATGCATATTGTGCTCCGTGGAATCCTTACCCTGAACGAGGTGTTTTTAGTGAAACCCGAGCCGGTTGATGATGCTTGCACAGACCCAAGATGGAGCTGGTTTAAGGTCTGTTAACTATGTGAACTGGCATGTGGTTTTAGACTTGTTCTTTAAATGTCCCCAATGTCTGACCCTTAATTTTGACACTAAACACTAGGGATGTCTTGGAGCTTTGGAAGGTACGTATATCAACGTAAGGGTTCCTATTGCAGATACCCCAAGGTACCGAAACAGGAAGGGGCAGGTAACAACAAACACACTTGCGGTATGTGATCGACGACTCCGCTTTGTGTACGTACTGCCGGGATGGGAGGGCTCAGCAGGTGATTCCAGAATTTTACGTGATGCTATTAGCCGGCCGCTTGGACTTAAAGTTCCCAAAGgtgtaaattttttatttttcattgatAATGCAAAACATAAATATGATTACATATTGTCCTAATGCGATGATTATGATGCACCTTCGCTCCTTTTTTATAGATTGCTATTACCTATGCGACAATGCATATTGTAACAGTGAAGGATTCATCACTCCATATAAAGGCGTCCGATATCATTTGAAGGAGTGGGGACCTGGAACACAAGCTCCTCAAACTCCTGAAGAACTTTTCAATTTGAAGCACACAAAAGCAAGGAATGTGATTGAGCGTGCCTTTGCGGTTCTTAAGATGCGTTGGGGAATCTTGCGCAGCCCGAGTTTGTACCCTATCGATGTGCAAACCGGTTTGATAATTGCTTCCTGCTGCACAACTTCATTCGTACAAATGCAGAAGTGGATCCCATCGAGGACTTCTTACCTTCTCAAGCAGATGACGGGGGTACCAGTGACAATGAAGAGCCGGTTGTGCATACCATTAATGTTGTCTCGCCTACAGCTTTGTGGACGAAGAAGAGGGATGATTTGGCGGCTGCA from Salvia splendens isolate huo1 chromosome 15, SspV2, whole genome shotgun sequence encodes the following:
- the LOC121766954 gene encoding uncharacterized protein LOC121766954 → MKLLEYEDRRAKLQLATSLHEADKAEWRNITQKVDREGEESTPVLILLEQVLKNLRINLLLLDRLVRVNDKSCIDNLRMDRNTFGRLCRLLRDRVGLIDQKFVTVEEQVAMFLCILSHHKKTRIVGHNFMRSSQTVSKYMHIVLRGILTLNEVFLVKPEPVDDACTDPRWSWFKGCLGALEGTYINVRVPIADTPSEGFITPYKGVRYHLKEWGPGTQAPQTPEELFNLKHTKARNVIERAFAVLKMRWGILRSPSLYPIDVQTEVDPIEDFLPSQADDGGTSDNEEPVVHTINVVSPTALWTKKRDDLAAAMWGQRMNG